The Pseudomonas triclosanedens genome has a window encoding:
- the leuB gene encoding 3-isopropylmalate dehydrogenase, whose translation MSKQILVLPGDGIGPEIMAEAVKVLELANDKFELGFELNHDVIGGAAIDKHGVPLADETLERARNSDAVLLGAVGGPKWDKIERDIRPERGLLKIRSQLGLFANLRPAILYPQLADASSLKPEVVAGLDILIVRELTGGIYFGQPREQRILENGERQAYDTLPYSESEIRRIARVGFDMARVRNKKLCSVDKANVLASSQLWREVVEEVAKDYPDIELSHMYVDNAAMQLVRAPKQFDVMVTDNMFGDILSDEASMLTGSIGMLPSASLDANNKGMYEPCHGSAPDIAGQGIANPLATILSVSMMLRYTFNQGAAADAIEKAVSLVLDQGLRTGDIWSEGCKKVGTREMGDAVVAALRNL comes from the coding sequence ATGAGCAAACAGATTCTGGTTCTTCCTGGCGACGGTATCGGCCCGGAAATCATGGCCGAGGCGGTCAAGGTCCTGGAACTGGCCAACGACAAGTTCGAGCTGGGCTTCGAGCTGAACCACGATGTAATCGGCGGCGCCGCCATCGACAAGCACGGCGTGCCGCTGGCCGACGAGACCCTGGAGCGCGCGCGCAACTCCGACGCAGTGCTGCTGGGTGCCGTTGGTGGGCCGAAGTGGGACAAGATCGAGCGTGATATCCGTCCGGAGCGCGGTCTGCTGAAAATCCGCTCGCAACTGGGCCTGTTCGCCAACCTGCGCCCGGCGATTCTCTATCCGCAACTGGCCGATGCTTCCAGCCTGAAGCCCGAAGTGGTCGCCGGCCTGGACATCCTCATCGTTCGCGAACTGACGGGCGGCATCTACTTCGGCCAGCCGCGCGAACAGCGCATTCTGGAGAATGGCGAGCGCCAGGCCTACGATACCCTGCCGTATAGCGAGAGCGAGATCCGTCGCATTGCTCGCGTCGGCTTTGACATGGCCCGTGTGCGCAACAAGAAGCTGTGCTCGGTGGACAAGGCAAACGTCCTGGCTTCCAGCCAACTGTGGCGCGAAGTGGTCGAGGAAGTCGCCAAGGACTACCCGGACATCGAGCTGTCGCACATGTATGTCGACAACGCCGCCATGCAACTGGTGCGCGCACCGAAGCAGTTCGATGTGATGGTCACCGACAATATGTTCGGCGACATCCTGTCGGACGAGGCTTCCATGCTCACCGGTTCCATCGGCATGCTGCCGTCCGCTTCCCTCGATGCCAACAACAAGGGCATGTACGAGCCGTGCCACGGCTCAGCGCCGGACATCGCAGGCCAGGGCATCGCCAACCCGCTGGCGACCATCCTCTCGGTGTCGATGATGCTGCGTTACACCTTCAACCAGGGCGCCGCTGCCGACGCCATCGAGAAGGCTGTCAGCCTGGTGCTCGACCAGGGGCTGCGCACCGGTGATATCTGGTCCGAAGGCTGCAAGAAAGTCGGAACCCGCGAAATGGGCGATGCGGTAGTCGCCGCGCTGCGGAATCTGTAA
- a CDS encoding aspartate-semialdehyde dehydrogenase: MPETIDIAVVGATGLVGEALVELLQERDFPVGTLYLLATGESAGKSVAFRGRNLRVGNLSDFDFAKVRLAFLSTTADVAQASAEQAMAAGCSVIDLSGASQGAGGLPVLPAANAELLAQPSLPVRISAPCAPAAEVAEVLAALRNVLKVRQLSVTACLSASVLGREGVQELARQTAELLNARPLEPKLVDRQYAFNMLAQVGAVDEQGYSALERRMARELSALFPALREGLSVTCSLAPVFFGDVLMLSLKTEGPVSLEAVRAALEASEGIEQLEDDYPTVIGDALGQDTLYVGRLRTGLTDSCELNLWIASDNVRKGAALNAVNLAELLIKHYL; the protein is encoded by the coding sequence ATGCCTGAAACCATCGACATCGCCGTAGTAGGTGCCACCGGACTTGTTGGCGAGGCACTGGTCGAGCTGCTGCAAGAGCGAGATTTTCCCGTAGGCACCCTGTATCTCCTGGCCACCGGTGAGTCCGCCGGCAAGTCCGTTGCATTCCGGGGCCGCAATCTCCGCGTTGGCAATCTCTCCGACTTTGACTTCGCCAAGGTCCGCCTGGCGTTTCTTTCGACCACTGCGGATGTCGCGCAGGCCTCTGCCGAGCAGGCGATGGCCGCGGGTTGCAGTGTGATCGATCTCAGTGGTGCATCCCAGGGCGCCGGTGGGCTGCCCGTGCTGCCGGCAGCCAACGCTGAACTGCTGGCGCAGCCGAGTCTGCCGGTGCGTATCTCTGCGCCCTGTGCGCCTGCGGCGGAAGTTGCCGAAGTGCTCGCCGCTTTGCGAAACGTGCTCAAGGTTCGTCAGTTGAGCGTCACCGCCTGCCTTTCTGCATCGGTCCTTGGGCGTGAAGGCGTTCAGGAGTTGGCGCGGCAAACCGCAGAGCTGCTCAATGCGCGTCCGCTGGAGCCGAAACTGGTCGATCGGCAATATGCCTTCAATATGCTTGCCCAGGTTGGGGCGGTGGATGAGCAGGGCTATTCGGCGTTAGAGCGGCGTATGGCGCGCGAACTTTCCGCGCTGTTCCCTGCGCTGCGCGAAGGCTTGAGTGTCACCTGTTCCCTGGCGCCGGTTTTCTTCGGCGATGTGCTGATGCTGTCGTTGAAAACGGAAGGCCCCGTTTCGCTTGAGGCGGTGCGGGCTGCGCTGGAGGCTTCCGAGGGGATCGAGCAGCTCGAAGACGATTACCCGACTGTCATCGGCGATGCGCTTGGGCAGGATACGCTGTATGTCGGACGCCTTCGTACAGGTCTGACCGATTCGTGCGAACTGAATTTGTGGATTGCGTCAGATAATGTGAGAAAAGGCGCAGCGCTAAATGCTGTGAACTTGGCCGAATTGTTGATAAAACACTATCTGTAA
- a CDS encoding type IV pilus assembly protein FimV has protein sequence MAAAIASAFMPGVSSALELGEISSRASLGQTLSANIELRGVGDLTSDDVVVSLASQQDFERLGVDRNQVVIGLRFSSDVGKNGRGVIHVSSSRPIQEPYVNFVLQVVWPQGRLVREFTLLLDPPSYVATPVSPPKSSATVPVSVASRQLSPAPVAASADTYRIQRNDALWDIASRNRPSSGVSVMQTMAAIQQLNPDAFVDGNVNRLKVGQVLRLPDEQQARAQTHAQAVARIESQNGQWNARRQAALPQGRQMDATKKSEAGFAPVSAESRDNLRLVSGSRTSVKDKADAEQLAVLQEGLDSARREGEEMRSRIADLQSQMEKLNKLVELKDAQIAGLIARLAEQDKAGKPAAGNEDKSASAATRGEPVVAAQSAEAAPQH, from the coding sequence TTGGCGGCGGCTATTGCCTCGGCCTTCATGCCTGGCGTTTCCAGTGCGTTGGAACTGGGGGAAATCTCGTCCAGGGCTTCGCTCGGCCAGACCCTGTCGGCGAATATCGAACTTCGCGGTGTCGGCGATCTGACCTCGGACGATGTAGTGGTCAGCCTCGCATCGCAACAGGACTTCGAGCGCCTGGGGGTGGATCGCAACCAGGTGGTGATCGGCCTGCGCTTCAGCTCCGATGTTGGCAAGAATGGCCGGGGCGTCATCCATGTGAGTTCCTCGCGGCCAATCCAGGAGCCCTACGTCAATTTCGTACTGCAGGTAGTGTGGCCCCAGGGACGCCTGGTGCGGGAGTTCACGCTGCTGCTCGACCCGCCGAGCTATGTCGCCACGCCGGTCTCTCCGCCCAAATCGTCCGCCACCGTGCCGGTATCCGTTGCGTCTCGCCAGCTCTCGCCTGCGCCCGTCGCCGCCTCTGCGGACACCTATCGCATCCAGCGCAACGATGCATTGTGGGACATCGCCTCGCGCAATCGCCCGTCGTCCGGTGTCTCGGTAATGCAGACGATGGCGGCAATCCAGCAACTGAACCCCGATGCCTTCGTCGATGGTAACGTGAATCGGCTGAAGGTCGGCCAGGTGTTGCGCCTTCCGGACGAGCAGCAGGCGCGTGCACAGACCCATGCTCAGGCGGTTGCGCGGATCGAATCACAGAACGGCCAGTGGAATGCCCGTCGCCAGGCCGCGTTGCCACAGGGGCGGCAGATGGATGCGACGAAGAAGAGCGAGGCGGGGTTCGCGCCTGTTAGCGCCGAGTCGCGTGACAATCTGCGCCTGGTGTCCGGAAGCAGGACCAGCGTGAAAGACAAGGCCGACGCCGAGCAGTTGGCTGTCTTGCAGGAAGGGCTGGACAGCGCGCGCCGCGAGGGCGAGGAAATGCGCAGCCGGATAGCCGATCTGCAAAGCCAGATGGAAAAACTCAACAAGCTGGTTGAGTTGAAGGATGCCCAGATTGCGGGCCTGATCGCCCGACTGGCTGAACAGGACAAAGCAGGCAAGCCCGCTGCGGGTAACGAGGATAAGTCTGCCTCCGCGGCAACCAGGGGCGAGCCGGTCGTGGCCGCACAATCGGCGGAAGCGGCACCGCAACACTAA
- the asd gene encoding aspartate-semialdehyde dehydrogenase — MKRVGLIGWRGMVGSVLMQRMLEERDFDLIEPVFFTTSNVGGEGPSIGKDIATLKDAYSIEELKTLDVILTCQGGDYTSEVFPKLREAGWQGYWIDAASSLRMQDDAVIVLDPVNRKVIDTALDSGTRNYIGGNCTVSLMLMALGGLFEAGLVEWMSAMTYQAASGAGAQNMRELIKQMGAINAAVADDLANPASAILDIDRKVAEAIRSEALPTENFGAPLAGSLIPWIDKELPNGQSREEWKGQAETNKILGRFKNPIPVDGICVRIGAMRCHSQALTIKLNKDVPMADIEGLISQHNPWVKLVPNQREVSMRELTPAAVTGTLSVPVGRLRKLNMGSQYLGAFTVGDQLLWGAAEPLRRMLRILLER, encoded by the coding sequence ATGAAGCGTGTAGGTCTGATCGGTTGGCGTGGCATGGTGGGTTCGGTGCTCATGCAGCGGATGCTGGAAGAGCGGGACTTCGACCTGATCGAGCCGGTGTTCTTCACCACCTCCAATGTCGGTGGCGAAGGCCCGTCCATTGGCAAGGACATTGCCACCCTGAAAGACGCCTACAGCATCGAGGAACTGAAAACCCTCGACGTCATCCTGACCTGCCAGGGCGGCGACTACACCAGCGAAGTATTCCCCAAGCTGCGCGAAGCCGGCTGGCAGGGCTACTGGATCGACGCCGCTTCCAGCCTGCGCATGCAGGATGACGCGGTGATCGTCCTCGATCCGGTGAACCGCAAGGTCATCGACACTGCACTGGACTCCGGCACCAGGAACTATATCGGTGGCAACTGCACCGTCAGCCTGATGCTGATGGCGCTGGGCGGGCTGTTCGAAGCCGGTCTGGTCGAGTGGATGAGCGCCATGACCTACCAGGCGGCCTCCGGTGCCGGCGCGCAGAACATGCGTGAGCTGATCAAGCAGATGGGCGCGATCAACGCAGCCGTTGCCGACGACCTGGCCAACCCGGCCAGCGCTATTCTCGACATCGACCGCAAGGTCGCCGAGGCGATTCGCAGCGAAGCCCTGCCGACCGAGAACTTCGGTGCTCCGCTGGCCGGCAGCCTGATTCCGTGGATCGACAAGGAACTGCCCAATGGCCAAAGCCGCGAAGAGTGGAAAGGCCAGGCGGAAACCAACAAGATTCTCGGCCGCTTCAAGAACCCGATTCCGGTGGACGGCATCTGCGTGCGTATCGGCGCCATGCGTTGCCACAGCCAGGCGCTGACCATCAAGCTGAACAAGGATGTGCCGATGGCCGATATCGAAGGCCTGATCAGCCAGCACAATCCCTGGGTCAAGCTGGTTCCCAACCAGCGTGAGGTCAGCATGCGCGAACTGACTCCCGCCGCAGTCACCGGTACCCTGAGCGTTCCGGTCGGCCGTCTGCGCAAGCTCAACATGGGCTCGCAATACCTGGGTGCGTTCACCGTCGGCGATCAGTTGCTCTGGGGCGCTGCCGAGCCGCTGCGCCGTATGTTGCGTATCCTGCTGGAGCGTTGA
- the accD gene encoding acetyl-CoA carboxylase, carboxyltransferase subunit beta, which yields MSNWLVDKLIPSIMRSEAKKSSVPEGLWHKCPSCEAVLYRPELEKTLDVCPKCDHHMRIGARARLDIFLDEDGREELGAELEPVDRLKFRDSKKYKDRLSAAQKDTGEKDALISMSGKLMGMPVVASAFEFSFMGGSMGSIVGERFVRAANYALENRCPMICFSASGGARMQEALISLMQMAKTSAALARLREEGIPFISVLTDPVYGGVSASLAMLGDVIVGEPRALIGFAGPRVIEQTVREKLPEGFQRSEFLLEHGAIDMIVHRSEMRPRLAKLLAKFTHTPSTALAG from the coding sequence ATGAGCAACTGGCTGGTAGACAAGCTGATCCCTTCCATCATGCGTTCCGAGGCGAAGAAGAGCTCGGTTCCGGAAGGTCTGTGGCACAAGTGCCCTTCCTGCGAGGCGGTGCTGTACCGCCCCGAGCTGGAAAAGACTCTCGATGTCTGCCCGAAGTGCGATCACCACATGCGCATTGGAGCTCGTGCCCGTCTGGATATCTTCCTGGACGAGGATGGCCGTGAGGAGCTTGGTGCCGAGCTCGAGCCGGTGGATCGCCTGAAATTCCGTGACAGCAAGAAGTACAAGGACCGCCTGAGCGCCGCGCAGAAAGACACCGGCGAGAAGGATGCTCTGATTTCCATGAGCGGCAAGCTGATGGGGATGCCCGTCGTTGCCAGTGCGTTCGAGTTCTCCTTCATGGGCGGTTCGATGGGTTCCATCGTTGGCGAGCGCTTCGTCCGCGCCGCGAACTATGCGCTGGAAAACCGTTGCCCGATGATCTGCTTCTCCGCCTCCGGCGGTGCGCGCATGCAGGAGGCACTGATCTCCCTGATGCAGATGGCCAAGACGTCCGCTGCGCTGGCGCGTCTGCGCGAAGAGGGTATTCCGTTCATCTCCGTACTGACCGATCCGGTCTATGGTGGCGTTTCCGCCAGCCTGGCGATGCTCGGCGATGTGATCGTTGGTGAGCCGCGTGCGCTGATTGGCTTCGCAGGCCCGCGCGTGATCGAGCAGACCGTGCGCGAGAAATTGCCGGAAGGCTTCCAGCGCAGTGAGTTCCTGCTGGAGCACGGCGCCATCGACATGATCGTCCACCGTTCCGAAATGCGTCCGCGGCTGGCCAAGCTGCTGGCCAAGTTCACCCATACTCCAAGTACCGCGCTCGCAGGATGA
- a CDS encoding FimV/HubP family polar landmark protein — protein MVRLRKLVQAIAAASALTTGMAHALGLGDIHLRSALNQPLDAEIDLVEVRDLASGEVIPKLASPEEFNKAGVDRQYFLTGLKFTPIIKPNGKSVIRVTSDRPVQEPYLNFLVEVLWPNGRLLREYTILLDPPLYSPQTAAAAAPRAPVAAPAPAARQPYPAAPRQASAPAPRPAAPASTPVSRRLEGGEYRTNSRDTLWEIAARARPNGSVSVQQTMLAIQDLNPDAFLGGNINRLKSGQVLRLPDAEQIKSRSQADAVTEVNQQYTAWREGRSLPTGGARQLDATQRASAGAAPAEAEAKDNLRLVSGENGKAAKGGDKGSKDGKAISEKLAVTKESLDATRRENDELQSRMTDLQSQMEKLQKLIELKDAQLAKLQNDLGNAPQGAAPAGDASVAAPAQPAATEQSAAPAQPVEPEANAAPAPAPAPQPAPETPKPVEAAKAPTPAPVEQAEPSIVDEILANPVWLGAIAGSALLALLVVLMVISRRKAAREQEQLEAEAAVSEPGLEDDLDLGGSDLDSFDVPQAAEVAAPAQAAPERVAAQTSDALGEADIYIAYGRFNQAAELLQGAIYDEPQRSDLRLKLMEVYAEIGDREGFARQENELREIGGADSQVEQLKSRYPGMVALAAVGAAGAAAVADHDLDSFSLDDLTLDSPAPAAAAAEPAPQAGDLDDAFDLALDDLDLGGDKPAAPAESKDEDLSLTGFDLDDDLSFDAPAAAKAGDDFAFDLDLGEESVAKPAEVSLSDDLADFALDLDKDQPASAEDDFLLGLEDDTASLSGVSAEEFSFDKEDKPVQPIADLPDDFDLSLPGDEPGAARADDSFAAQLDEVSAELDRLAGDVDEPKVAPPASNDVFSAVEPGAANTAVDADEEDEFDFLSGADEAATKLDLARAYIDMGDTEGARDILDEVLAEGNDNQQQEARELLGRIA, from the coding sequence ATGGTCCGGCTTCGTAAACTGGTGCAGGCAATCGCGGCTGCTTCGGCATTGACCACGGGCATGGCGCATGCACTGGGGTTGGGGGACATCCACCTGCGCTCGGCACTGAACCAGCCGCTGGATGCCGAAATCGACCTCGTCGAAGTTCGTGACCTGGCCTCGGGAGAGGTGATTCCCAAGCTTGCTTCGCCGGAAGAGTTCAATAAGGCGGGCGTCGATCGCCAGTACTTCCTCACCGGCCTCAAGTTCACCCCGATCATCAAACCGAACGGCAAGAGTGTCATCCGCGTGACCTCGGATCGCCCGGTTCAGGAACCCTACCTGAACTTCCTGGTCGAGGTCCTCTGGCCGAATGGCCGGTTGCTGCGCGAATACACCATTCTTCTCGATCCGCCTCTTTATTCCCCGCAGACCGCTGCTGCCGCCGCTCCCCGAGCTCCGGTCGCTGCACCTGCGCCGGCAGCCCGCCAACCGTATCCGGCCGCGCCGCGCCAGGCTTCCGCACCAGCACCGCGTCCGGCTGCGCCCGCTTCCACCCCGGTATCGCGCCGCCTGGAAGGTGGCGAGTACCGCACCAACTCACGCGATACCCTCTGGGAAATTGCCGCTCGCGCCCGTCCGAACGGCAGCGTTTCGGTCCAGCAGACCATGCTGGCAATCCAGGATCTCAACCCCGACGCTTTCCTTGGCGGCAATATCAACCGTCTGAAGAGTGGTCAGGTGCTGCGTCTGCCTGATGCCGAACAGATCAAGTCCCGCTCCCAGGCCGACGCCGTTACCGAGGTCAACCAGCAGTACACTGCCTGGCGGGAAGGCCGCAGCTTGCCCACCGGAGGGGCCCGCCAGTTGGATGCCACTCAGCGCGCCAGCGCAGGTGCGGCTCCCGCCGAGGCCGAGGCCAAGGACAACCTGCGTCTGGTCTCCGGCGAGAACGGCAAGGCCGCCAAGGGTGGCGACAAGGGCAGCAAGGATGGCAAGGCCATTTCCGAGAAGCTCGCTGTTACCAAGGAAAGTCTGGATGCCACTCGCCGTGAGAACGACGAGCTGCAAAGCCGCATGACCGACCTGCAAAGCCAGATGGAGAAGTTGCAGAAGCTCATTGAGCTCAAGGACGCTCAATTGGCGAAGCTGCAGAACGACCTGGGCAATGCGCCGCAAGGTGCTGCTCCTGCAGGCGATGCTTCCGTGGCTGCCCCTGCCCAGCCTGCTGCCACCGAACAGTCCGCCGCACCGGCGCAGCCTGTCGAGCCCGAGGCGAATGCAGCGCCAGCTCCCGCTCCTGCCCCGCAGCCGGCACCTGAGACTCCCAAGCCGGTCGAGGCCGCGAAAGCGCCGACCCCCGCTCCGGTCGAGCAGGCAGAGCCGAGTATCGTCGACGAAATTCTGGCCAACCCTGTATGGCTGGGTGCAATTGCTGGTAGCGCCTTGCTGGCGCTGCTGGTCGTCCTGATGGTGATTTCCCGTCGCAAGGCTGCCAGGGAGCAGGAGCAACTGGAGGCCGAGGCTGCCGTGTCCGAGCCTGGCCTGGAGGATGATCTCGATCTGGGCGGTTCCGATCTGGATTCCTTCGACGTTCCGCAGGCTGCAGAAGTGGCCGCGCCGGCCCAGGCCGCGCCCGAGCGCGTCGCCGCCCAGACAAGCGATGCGCTTGGCGAGGCGGATATCTACATTGCCTATGGTCGCTTCAACCAGGCGGCCGAGTTGCTGCAGGGCGCGATTTACGATGAACCGCAGCGTTCCGATCTGCGTCTCAAGCTGATGGAGGTCTATGCCGAAATCGGTGATCGCGAAGGCTTTGCACGCCAGGAGAACGAACTGCGGGAAATCGGTGGCGCCGACAGCCAGGTCGAGCAGTTGAAGTCCCGCTATCCGGGCATGGTTGCCTTGGCGGCAGTCGGTGCGGCGGGGGCGGCAGCCGTCGCGGACCACGATCTCGACAGCTTCAGTCTCGACGATCTGACCCTGGATTCTCCTGCTCCGGCAGCCGCTGCGGCAGAGCCTGCCCCGCAGGCTGGCGATCTGGACGATGCGTTTGACCTGGCTCTGGATGATCTTGATCTCGGTGGGGACAAGCCTGCCGCCCCGGCCGAGAGTAAGGACGAGGATCTGTCGCTGACTGGCTTCGATCTGGACGACGATCTTTCCTTCGATGCCCCCGCAGCGGCGAAGGCCGGCGACGATTTCGCCTTCGACCTCGATCTGGGTGAAGAGTCGGTAGCCAAGCCTGCCGAGGTGTCCCTGTCCGATGATCTGGCGGACTTTGCCCTGGACCTGGATAAGGATCAGCCGGCAAGCGCCGAAGATGATTTCCTGCTCGGCCTGGAAGACGACACTGCGTCGTTGTCCGGCGTCAGCGCGGAAGAGTTTTCCTTCGACAAGGAAGACAAGCCGGTGCAACCGATTGCCGACCTGCCGGATGACTTCGATCTGTCCCTGCCGGGTGACGAGCCGGGGGCGGCCAGGGCCGACGACAGCTTCGCCGCTCAGTTGGACGAAGTGAGCGCCGAGCTGGATCGCCTGGCTGGCGATGTTGACGAGCCGAAAGTCGCTCCGCCGGCGTCGAATGACGTCTTTTCGGCGGTTGAGCCAGGTGCCGCCAACACCGCTGTCGATGCGGATGAGGAGGATGAGTTCGACTTCCTCTCGGGGGCTGACGAGGCTGCGACCAAGCTGGATCTGGCCCGGGCCTACATCGATATGGGCGATACCGAAGGCGCCCGCGACATCCTCGACGAAGTGCTCGCCGAGGGTAATGACAACCAGCAGCAGGAAGCGCGTGAACTGCTCGGGCGTATCGCCTGA
- the truA gene encoding tRNA pseudouridine(38-40) synthase TruA, whose translation MIEAVPQAAAEVAAAGVSRIALGVEYKGARYRGWQRQEDGVPSVQAALEKALSKVADGPVSVSCAGRTDAAVHASGQVVHFDTTVERPLKAWMMGGNANLPADISVTWAKVMPAHFHARFSAMARRYRYVIYNDPIRPAHLAEEVTWNHRPLDASRMRAAAASLVGTHDFTSFRAVQCQAKSPVKTVHHLEVIEHGRFIVLDIRANAFLHHMVRNFAGVLMTIGAGERPVEWASEVLAACDRRAGGVTAHPYGLYLVRVEYPEEFELPQRYLGPHFLSSLPDILG comes from the coding sequence ATGATTGAAGCAGTACCCCAAGCGGCAGCCGAAGTGGCTGCCGCTGGCGTTTCCAGGATTGCCCTGGGCGTCGAATATAAAGGCGCGCGCTATCGTGGCTGGCAGCGCCAGGAAGACGGTGTGCCGTCGGTGCAGGCAGCGCTGGAGAAAGCGTTGTCGAAGGTGGCCGACGGGCCGGTGTCGGTGAGCTGCGCAGGGCGTACGGACGCCGCCGTGCACGCCAGCGGCCAGGTGGTGCATTTCGACACCACTGTCGAGCGGCCGCTGAAAGCGTGGATGATGGGCGGGAATGCCAATCTGCCGGCGGACATCAGCGTGACCTGGGCGAAAGTGATGCCTGCACATTTCCATGCCCGTTTCTCCGCAATGGCGCGGCGCTATCGCTACGTGATCTACAACGACCCCATCCGTCCTGCGCATCTGGCCGAGGAAGTCACCTGGAATCACCGTCCGCTGGATGCTTCGCGCATGCGTGCTGCCGCTGCGTCGCTGGTCGGCACTCATGACTTCACGTCGTTCCGTGCCGTGCAGTGCCAGGCCAAGTCGCCGGTGAAGACCGTGCATCATCTCGAAGTGATCGAGCATGGCAGGTTCATCGTGCTGGATATCCGCGCGAACGCGTTCCTGCATCACATGGTGCGCAATTTCGCCGGCGTGCTGATGACGATTGGCGCCGGTGAGCGCCCGGTCGAATGGGCTTCTGAAGTCCTGGCCGCATGCGATCGCCGTGCCGGTGGGGTCACTGCGCATCCATACGGTCTGTACCTTGTGCGAGTGGAGTATCCGGAGGAGTTCGAGTTGCCCCAGCGTTATCTCGGGCCACATTTCCTTTCAAGTTTGCCGGATATCCTTGGCTGA
- a CDS encoding phosphoribosylanthranilate isomerase encodes MSAVRIKICGITRVEDALAAAEAGADAIGLVFYGKSPRAVSIHQARAIIAALPPFVSVVGLFVNASRCELGEILDAVQLDLLQFHGDETPEACSGYGRPYIKALRVKAGDDIAARISQYPEARGFLLDTYVEGVPGGTGQAFDWSLIPEGLQRPIILAGGLTPTNVGDAISRVRPYAVDVSGGVETSKGIKDAEKVRAFIAQCRSAE; translated from the coding sequence TTGTCCGCCGTTCGCATCAAAATCTGCGGTATCACCCGTGTCGAGGATGCTCTTGCCGCCGCTGAGGCGGGAGCAGACGCCATTGGTCTGGTGTTCTATGGCAAAAGCCCGCGTGCGGTGAGCATCCATCAGGCGCGGGCGATCATTGCCGCGTTGCCGCCGTTCGTGAGTGTCGTTGGGCTGTTCGTCAATGCCAGTCGCTGCGAACTGGGTGAGATCCTCGATGCGGTACAACTGGATTTGTTGCAGTTCCACGGTGATGAAACGCCCGAGGCGTGCTCGGGGTATGGCCGCCCATATATCAAGGCGCTGCGGGTGAAGGCGGGCGACGATATCGCCGCACGTATCTCGCAGTACCCGGAAGCCAGGGGTTTTCTCTTGGATACCTATGTGGAAGGCGTGCCCGGCGGAACCGGACAGGCGTTCGACTGGTCGTTGATTCCTGAGGGGCTTCAGCGTCCGATCATCCTCGCGGGCGGGTTGACGCCGACTAACGTAGGCGACGCCATTTCCCGGGTTCGTCCCTATGCCGTCGACGTCAGTGGTGGTGTGGAAACCAGCAAGGGCATCAAGGATGCGGAGAAGGTCCGTGCCTTCATCGCTCAGTGCCGGTCGGCTGAGTGA
- a CDS encoding class I SAM-dependent methyltransferase, whose protein sequence is MTESRHEQVVQRQFGAQANAYLTSAVHSQGEEFAQLRERLSATTGARVLDLGCGAGHVSFNVAPLAGEVVAYDLSQQMLDVVASAAAERGLGNISTRCGVAERLPFEDGEFDFVFSRYSAHHWRDVGQALREVRRVLKPGGAACFIDVAAPGLPLLDTHLQTVEVLRDTSHVRDYSPSEWARLVGEAGLAVTAAKRQRLRLEFTSWVERMRTPEVMRQAIRALQLSVGDEVREYFEIDAEGSFSTDVLVLWVER, encoded by the coding sequence ATGACCGAAAGTCGCCACGAGCAAGTGGTTCAGCGCCAGTTCGGTGCACAGGCCAATGCCTACCTGACCAGCGCTGTTCACTCCCAGGGTGAAGAATTCGCCCAACTGCGCGAGCGACTGTCGGCGACTACCGGTGCGCGCGTTCTGGACCTTGGTTGCGGGGCAGGGCACGTGAGCTTCAACGTTGCGCCGCTGGCCGGCGAAGTGGTGGCTTACGACCTGTCCCAGCAAATGCTCGACGTGGTGGCCTCGGCCGCCGCCGAGCGCGGCCTGGGCAACATCTCCACGCGTTGTGGCGTTGCCGAGCGCCTGCCGTTCGAGGATGGCGAGTTCGATTTCGTCTTCAGCCGCTATTCCGCACATCACTGGCGGGACGTCGGCCAGGCGCTGCGCGAAGTGCGCCGGGTGCTCAAGCCGGGTGGTGCGGCCTGCTTCATCGATGTCGCAGCGCCAGGCTTGCCGTTGCTGGACACCCATCTGCAGACTGTCGAAGTCTTGCGTGATACCAGTCATGTGCGCGATTACTCCCCGTCGGAGTGGGCGCGCCTGGTCGGCGAAGCAGGGCTTGCGGTGACTGCCGCCAAGCGCCAGCGCCTGCGCCTGGAGTTCACCTCATGGGTCGAGCGCATGCGCACCCCGGAAGTGATGCGCCAGGCCATTCGTGCCCTGCAGCTTTCGGTGGGCGACGAGGTGCGCGAGTATTTCGAGATCGACGCCGAGGGTTCTTTCAGCACCGACGTGCTGGTGCTCTGGGTCGAACGCTGA